A single window of Pontibacillus chungwhensis DNA harbors:
- a CDS encoding alpha-ketoacid dehydrogenase subunit beta — protein sequence MAQMTMIQAITDAMRTELKNDENVLIFGEDVGQNGGVFRATEGLQADFGEDRVFDTPLAESGIGGMSIGLALQGFRPVPEIQFFGFVFEVMDAISGQMARYRYRSGNSYNMPVTIRSPFGGGVHTPELHADSLEGLMAQQPGLKVVIPSTPYDAKGLLIQSIRDNDPVIFLEHMKLYRSFRGEVPEEAYTIDLGKADVKREGKDVTLVAYGAMVHSALKAAEQLEKDGVDAEVIDLRTVSPVDYETIIESVEKTNRVVVIQEAQKQAGIAAQVASEIQERAILHLEAPVLRVAAPDTVYPFSSAEEVWLPNHNDILDKVNTVMNF from the coding sequence ATGGCACAAATGACAATGATCCAAGCTATTACTGATGCAATGCGCACAGAGCTTAAAAATGATGAAAACGTGCTAATCTTCGGTGAAGACGTTGGTCAAAACGGCGGAGTATTCCGTGCGACTGAAGGTCTTCAAGCTGACTTTGGCGAAGATCGCGTATTTGACACACCACTAGCCGAGTCTGGTATTGGCGGTATGTCAATTGGTCTTGCACTTCAAGGTTTCCGCCCGGTACCTGAGATTCAGTTCTTTGGTTTCGTATTTGAAGTAATGGACGCAATTAGCGGTCAAATGGCACGCTACCGTTACCGTTCTGGTAATTCTTATAACATGCCTGTAACGATCCGTTCTCCATTCGGTGGTGGTGTACACACACCTGAACTACACGCAGACTCTTTAGAAGGACTTATGGCACAACAGCCTGGACTAAAAGTTGTTATCCCATCAACTCCATATGATGCGAAAGGACTTCTGATTCAGTCTATTCGTGACAATGATCCAGTTATCTTCCTTGAGCATATGAAACTTTACCGTTCATTCCGTGGGGAAGTACCTGAAGAAGCGTACACGATTGATCTTGGAAAAGCTGACGTTAAACGTGAAGGTAAAGACGTTACTCTAGTAGCATACGGTGCTATGGTTCACTCTGCACTTAAAGCAGCTGAACAGTTAGAAAAAGACGGCGTAGACGCTGAAGTAATTGACTTACGTACAGTAAGCCCAGTAGATTATGAAACAATCATCGAATCCGTTGAGAAAACAAACCGTGTTGTAGTGATTCAAGAAGCTCAAAAGCAAGCGGGTATCGCTGCACAAGTAGCTTCTGAAATTCAAGAGCGTGCGATTCTACACCTAGAAGCTCCAGTTCTACGTGTTGCAGCACCTGACACAGTTTATCCATTCTCTTCAGCTGAGGAAGTTTGGTTACCAAACCATAATGACATCCTTGACAAAGTAAACACAGTAATGAACTTTTAA
- a CDS encoding dihydrolipoamide acetyltransferase family protein, which yields MAYEFKLPDIGEGIHEGEIAKWFVKKGDEVKEDDVLCEVQNDKAVVEIPSPVDGTVTDVHVDEGEVTTVGTVIITFDAPGYEDNTGGSDEGSKEEEKQEEAPKEESAQNDQGQEPAAQDDEASDKRVIAMPSVRKYARENNVNIAKVSGSGKNSRVLKEDIDAYLNGGQATEAAEADETPAQEEAGTQAQAAPQGQYPETREKMSGMRKAISKAMVNSKQTAPHVTLMDEVDVTELVAHRKKFKQVAADQDIKLTYLPYVVRALVSTLKKYPILNTSLDDETQEIVHKHYYNIGIAADTDKGLVVPVVKDADRKSIFGISSEINELAGKARDGKLSGEEMKGASCTITNIGSAGGQWFTPVINHPEVAILGIGRIAEKPVVKDGEVVVAPVLALSLSFDHRLIDGATAQNAMNQIKRLLNDPQLIMMEA from the coding sequence ATGGCTTACGAATTTAAGCTACCGGATATCGGTGAAGGTATCCACGAAGGCGAAATCGCAAAATGGTTTGTAAAAAAAGGTGACGAAGTTAAAGAAGACGATGTTCTTTGCGAAGTCCAAAACGATAAAGCAGTTGTAGAAATCCCTTCTCCAGTTGATGGTACGGTAACAGACGTTCACGTTGACGAAGGTGAAGTTACAACTGTAGGTACGGTTATTATTACATTTGACGCACCTGGTTATGAAGACAACACGGGTGGTTCTGATGAAGGTTCTAAAGAAGAGGAGAAGCAAGAAGAGGCTCCTAAAGAAGAATCTGCTCAAAACGATCAAGGACAAGAACCAGCTGCACAAGATGACGAAGCAAGCGACAAGCGCGTTATTGCAATGCCATCTGTTCGTAAATACGCTCGTGAAAACAACGTAAACATCGCGAAAGTATCTGGGTCTGGTAAAAACAGTCGTGTGCTTAAAGAAGACATTGATGCTTATCTAAACGGCGGTCAAGCGACTGAAGCAGCAGAAGCAGACGAAACTCCAGCTCAAGAAGAAGCAGGAACTCAAGCTCAGGCTGCACCTCAGGGTCAGTATCCAGAAACTCGTGAGAAAATGAGTGGTATGCGTAAAGCGATCTCTAAAGCAATGGTTAACTCTAAGCAAACAGCTCCTCACGTTACGCTTATGGACGAAGTTGACGTAACTGAGCTAGTTGCTCACCGTAAGAAGTTCAAACAAGTTGCTGCAGATCAAGATATCAAACTTACGTATCTTCCATATGTTGTACGTGCGCTAGTTTCTACACTTAAGAAGTATCCAATTCTAAATACTTCTCTTGATGATGAAACTCAAGAAATCGTGCATAAGCATTACTACAACATCGGTATTGCTGCAGACACAGACAAAGGTCTTGTAGTACCAGTTGTTAAAGATGCTGACCGTAAGTCAATCTTTGGTATTTCTTCTGAAATCAATGAATTGGCAGGAAAAGCACGTGATGGTAAACTATCAGGTGAGGAGATGAAAGGCGCTTCTTGCACAATCACTAACATTGGTTCTGCTGGTGGTCAGTGGTTCACTCCAGTTATCAACCACCCAGAAGTTGCAATCCTTGGTATTGGCCGTATTGCAGAAAAACCAGTTGTTAAAGATGGCGAAGTAGTCGTAGCTCCGGTTCTTGCTTTATCTCTAAGCTTTGACCACCGTCTAATCGATGGTGCAACTGCACAGAATGCAATGAACCAAATCAAACGTTTACTGAACGATCCACAACTAATCATGATGGAGGCGTAA
- the lpdA gene encoding dihydrolipoyl dehydrogenase: protein MVVGDFPIELDTLVVGAGPGGYVAAIRAAQEGQNVTIVDKGNLGGVCLNVGCIPSKALIQAGHRYEHAQGADEMGIKTENVSVDFSKVQEWKGQVVNKLTSGVESLLKGNKVDIVKGEVFFVDKNTVRVMDEKNAQTYTFNNCIIATGSRPIELPTFKYSERVIHSTGALNLDEIPEKMVVIGGGYIGTELGTAYANFGTEVTILEGQDDILLGFEKQMRQLVKKNLKNKGVNIVTNAMAQGVEETDSGVKVSYEAKGETQTVDADYVLVTVGRKPNTDELGLEQAGVEMDDKGLIKIDKQCRSNVDNIYAIGDIVAGPPLAHKASYEGKIAAEAISGHAAEIDYHGIPAVVFSEPELASVGYTEQEAKDAGYDVKAAKFPFAANGRALSLNNTDGFLKLVTRKDDGLVIGAQIAGANASDMIAELGLAIETGMTAEDLALTIHAHPTLGEISMEAAEVALGKPIHTV from the coding sequence ATGGTAGTAGGAGATTTTCCAATCGAACTTGACACACTTGTTGTCGGTGCTGGACCTGGTGGCTATGTAGCTGCGATCCGTGCCGCTCAAGAAGGTCAAAACGTAACAATCGTAGACAAAGGTAATCTTGGTGGTGTGTGTTTAAACGTTGGGTGTATCCCTTCTAAAGCACTTATCCAAGCTGGTCACCGCTATGAGCACGCTCAAGGTGCTGACGAAATGGGAATTAAAACAGAAAATGTTTCTGTTGATTTCTCTAAAGTCCAAGAGTGGAAAGGCCAAGTTGTAAACAAACTGACTAGCGGTGTTGAAAGCCTTCTTAAAGGTAACAAAGTAGACATCGTAAAAGGTGAAGTATTCTTCGTAGACAAAAACACTGTACGTGTAATGGACGAAAAGAATGCTCAAACGTATACGTTCAACAACTGTATTATTGCAACAGGTTCTCGTCCGATCGAGCTTCCTACATTCAAATACAGCGAACGTGTTATCCATTCCACAGGTGCTCTTAACCTTGATGAGATTCCTGAGAAAATGGTTGTTATCGGTGGTGGGTATATCGGTACTGAACTTGGTACTGCATATGCAAACTTCGGTACAGAAGTTACAATCCTTGAAGGTCAAGACGACATTCTTCTAGGTTTCGAAAAACAAATGCGTCAGCTTGTTAAAAAGAACCTTAAGAACAAGGGTGTTAACATCGTTACAAATGCTATGGCTCAAGGTGTTGAGGAAACAGATAGCGGCGTAAAAGTAAGTTACGAAGCTAAAGGTGAAACTCAAACAGTTGATGCTGACTACGTTCTTGTAACAGTAGGTCGTAAACCTAACACAGACGAGCTTGGCTTAGAACAAGCTGGTGTGGAAATGGACGATAAAGGTTTAATCAAAATTGATAAGCAGTGTCGTTCTAATGTAGACAACATCTACGCTATCGGTGATATCGTTGCTGGACCTCCACTTGCTCACAAAGCATCTTACGAAGGTAAGATTGCAGCTGAAGCAATCAGTGGTCATGCAGCAGAAATTGATTACCATGGTATCCCAGCTGTTGTGTTCTCTGAACCAGAACTTGCAAGCGTTGGTTATACAGAGCAAGAAGCAAAAGACGCTGGTTATGACGTGAAAGCTGCCAAGTTCCCATTCGCTGCGAACGGTCGCGCGCTTTCTCTTAATAACACAGATGGCTTCTTGAAACTTGTAACACGTAAAGATGACGGTCTTGTAATTGGTGCTCAAATCGCTGGTGCTAACGCTAGTGACATGATTGCTGAGCTAGGCTTAGCGATCGAGACAGGCATGACTGCAGAAGACTTAGCTCTTACAATCCATGCTCACCCAACTCTTGGTGAGATCTCTATGGAAGCTGCAGAAGTGGCTCTTGGTAAACCAATTCACACAGTTTAA